In one window of Thermodesulfobacteriota bacterium DNA:
- the fliR gene encoding flagellar biosynthetic protein FliR, translating into MEFANYIAANYSTFLFVMVRTGSILLAAPIFGALNVPMQVKLGLTLMVALLLTPLTPQVPMPATLVGLTVALAGEVLIGAAIGLAIRFVLAGIEFAGQVAGFQMGIGMATAYDPINSSQVTVLGKFLSILTLLIFLSVNGHLMVLMVLQKSFDSIPPFSFTLSAGLMESFVAFSREIFVLAFKFSAPVVAMLIFVNVSLGIMARTVPQINMFVIGFALTIISGFLVISMSLPVFGTAVQAVFDRMWTGVFNLMRAM; encoded by the coding sequence ATGGAATTCGCGAACTACATAGCCGCAAATTATTCGACCTTCCTTTTCGTAATGGTGAGGACGGGCTCGATACTGCTTGCGGCCCCGATATTCGGGGCCTTGAACGTGCCCATGCAGGTGAAGCTGGGGCTTACGCTCATGGTGGCGCTTCTCCTGACGCCCCTTACGCCCCAGGTCCCGATGCCGGCGACCCTCGTGGGCCTCACTGTCGCACTGGCAGGAGAGGTCCTCATAGGCGCCGCCATAGGGCTCGCGATAAGGTTCGTGTTGGCGGGCATAGAGTTCGCCGGGCAGGTCGCAGGCTTCCAGATGGGCATAGGCATGGCTACCGCCTACGACCCAATTAACAGCTCACAGGTGACGGTGCTCGGGAAATTCCTGAGCATTTTGACGCTCCTCATATTCCTTTCGGTCAACGGCCACCTGATGGTCCTGATGGTCCTTCAGAAAAGCTTCGATTCCATCCCGCCCTTCAGCTTCACTCTTTCCGCGGGGCTCATGGAGAGTTTCGTCGCTTTCTCAAGGGAGATATTCGTCCTGGCCTTCAAGTTTTCGGCCCCGGTGGTTGCGATGCTGATATTCGTGAACGTCTCGCTCGGCATAATGGCTAGGACGGTGCCGCAGATAAACATGTTCGTAATAGGGTTCGCCCTGACGATAATATCCGGTTTCCTGGTGATAAGCATGTCCCTCCCGGTATTCGGGACCGCCGTACAGGCGGTCTTCGACCGGATGTGGACCGGCGTATTTAACCTCATGAGAGCGATGTGA
- the flhF gene encoding flagellar biosynthesis protein FlhF, with protein sequence MRIKRFNGVTVREAIKAVKDEFGENALILSTKRLGAGRHEVVAAVDYDLSAPVTLDMEKDDMSAGPEKPRSGANDFVRDGRPDLLAEELRRELGELKELKRLCMAVVSNSGSPVSGVFRRLEENLAANGIDRRLARKILLNTLGGVARDKASDIAYLKSCIREKVYEKLAVADPLSEKGVVAFIGPSGVGKTTTIAKLAALNALKKKRSMALVTMDTYRIAAAEQLRVYGKLMGVPVDVARDPGELKALLSVHRDKDLVLVDTAGRSQKDPARMKELHELAGASPSIRFNLVLNSQTRDEAMYDAVKGFSALPIDSLSFTRLDEGGAHGPILNAMMLARKPVAYLSTGSRVPEDLEPASRENLVKFIMPN encoded by the coding sequence ATGAGGATAAAAAGGTTCAACGGCGTAACCGTCAGGGAGGCGATCAAGGCTGTAAAGGATGAGTTCGGGGAGAACGCCCTCATACTCTCCACGAAGCGGCTCGGCGCAGGGCGGCACGAGGTAGTGGCCGCGGTCGACTACGACCTTTCAGCCCCGGTTACGCTGGACATGGAAAAGGATGATATGAGCGCAGGCCCGGAGAAGCCCCGGTCAGGCGCAAATGACTTTGTCCGGGACGGCCGCCCGGACCTGCTGGCTGAAGAGCTCAGGAGGGAGCTGGGGGAGCTTAAGGAGCTCAAAAGGCTCTGCATGGCGGTAGTCTCCAATTCCGGGAGCCCGGTCTCAGGCGTCTTCAGGAGGCTCGAGGAGAACCTTGCCGCGAACGGAATCGACAGGAGGCTCGCGAGGAAAATACTCCTCAATACCCTCGGCGGAGTTGCCAGGGACAAGGCGTCCGACATAGCCTACCTGAAGTCGTGCATAAGGGAGAAGGTGTACGAAAAGCTGGCTGTGGCGGACCCGCTCTCGGAGAAGGGGGTCGTCGCCTTCATCGGGCCGTCCGGCGTCGGGAAGACCACCACTATAGCAAAGCTCGCGGCCCTTAACGCGCTGAAGAAAAAGAGGAGCATGGCCCTCGTGACCATGGACACGTACAGGATTGCGGCCGCCGAGCAGCTCCGCGTCTACGGCAAGCTCATGGGCGTGCCCGTGGACGTCGCGAGGGACCCCGGCGAGCTGAAGGCCCTTTTGAGCGTGCACAGGGACAAGGACCTGGTCCTCGTTGATACCGCCGGGAGGAGCCAGAAGGACCCGGCCCGCATGAAGGAGCTCCATGAGCTTGCCGGGGCTTCGCCATCGATAAGGTTCAACCTCGTCCTCAATTCCCAGACCAGGGACGAGGCCATGTACGACGCCGTGAAGGGCTTCTCCGCCCTGCCCATAGATTCGCTGTCATTTACGCGCCTCGACGAGGGCGGTGCCCACGGGCCGATACTGAATGCGATGATGCTCGCGAGGAAACCGGTCGCGTACCTTTCGACCGGGTCGCGGGTGCCGGAAGACCTGGAGCCCGCCTCCAGGGAAAATCTCGTGAAGTTCATCATGCCGAATTAA
- the fliP gene encoding flagellar type III secretion system pore protein FliP (The bacterial flagellar biogenesis protein FliP forms a type III secretion system (T3SS)-type pore required for flagellar assembly.) has product MTPGALKKAFCIASAAAPVLLAPGASLAADALGLPNVNLSIGGESSPQGLSTAIQIVLLLTVLTVAPAILLMMTSFTRLVIVFSLLRQALGVQQAPPNQVVVGLALFLTFFIMSPAFMKINENALRPYMQGAISQEAAFTGAIEPLREFMLKNTREKDMELFLRLSKSEAPRTKDDIPTLALIPAFVTSELKTAFQIGFLIYLPFLAIDMIVASVLMSMGMMMVPPVMVSMPFKLMLFVLVDGWYLLVGSLVQSFG; this is encoded by the coding sequence ATGACGCCAGGGGCCCTTAAAAAAGCGTTCTGTATCGCATCGGCCGCCGCGCCCGTCCTCCTTGCGCCAGGCGCCTCGCTTGCCGCCGACGCTCTGGGGCTTCCGAACGTCAACCTCTCGATAGGCGGGGAGAGCTCGCCGCAGGGGCTGAGCACCGCAATCCAGATAGTCCTTCTCCTTACGGTCCTCACGGTCGCTCCGGCCATATTATTGATGATGACCTCGTTTACGAGGCTTGTGATCGTGTTCTCGCTTTTGAGGCAGGCCCTCGGCGTCCAGCAGGCCCCGCCCAACCAGGTCGTCGTGGGGCTCGCGCTCTTCCTTACTTTTTTCATAATGTCACCGGCTTTCATGAAGATAAACGAGAACGCGCTCAGGCCGTACATGCAGGGGGCCATATCGCAGGAGGCCGCATTCACTGGCGCAATAGAGCCGCTCCGCGAGTTCATGCTGAAGAACACCAGGGAAAAGGACATGGAGCTGTTCCTCAGGCTCTCGAAATCCGAGGCCCCCCGCACGAAGGACGATATCCCGACGCTCGCCCTCATACCGGCGTTCGTCACGAGCGAATTGAAGACCGCGTTCCAGATCGGGTTCCTCATCTACCTGCCGTTCCTCGCCATAGACATGATAGTCGCGAGCGTCCTCATGTCCATGGGCATGATGATGGTGCCCCCGGTAATGGTTTCCATGCCTTTCAAACTCATGCTCTTCGTGCTGGTCGACGGCTGGTACCTGCTCGTCGGCTCGCTCGTCCAGAGCTTCGGATAG
- the flhB gene encoding flagellar biosynthesis protein FlhB: protein MADDDKDQERTEQPTSRRREQARQDGSFATSREVSTLFMITAGIVVLYFSSAWMYSGMSEVMRKYFGLFRGELTIKDAHTIFQDLSWRYLVIIAPALAIPLFGAISYVLQNGFNLSTKPLEPDFKKINPIAGLGRLFSMNSLAELVKSVLKVSVLTYVVYASVKAEWENLPFLIDVDSAASVLYVGQVTFRIMLRTVWVIAAIAVIDYAFQRWNFEKGLRMTKQQIKEEHKESEGDPIVKARIKSMQRDMARKRMMQDVPKADVVVTNPTHIAVALKYDRSKSNAPVVVAKGAGLIAEKIKELARKHNVPVLENKPLARGLYKAVKIGAEVPVNMYKAVAEVLAYVYRLKGKAGR from the coding sequence ATGGCTGACGACGACAAGGACCAGGAACGGACAGAACAACCTACATCCAGAAGGCGCGAGCAGGCCCGGCAGGATGGGAGCTTTGCGACCTCCCGCGAGGTCAGCACCCTCTTCATGATAACCGCCGGGATAGTAGTCCTTTATTTTTCCTCGGCCTGGATGTATTCGGGAATGTCAGAGGTAATGAGGAAGTACTTCGGCCTTTTCAGGGGCGAGCTTACCATAAAGGACGCGCATACGATTTTCCAGGACCTGTCCTGGAGATACCTCGTGATCATCGCCCCGGCGCTCGCGATACCGCTTTTCGGCGCCATTTCGTACGTGCTCCAGAACGGCTTCAACCTCTCGACCAAGCCCCTTGAGCCGGACTTCAAGAAGATAAACCCGATAGCGGGTCTTGGAAGGCTCTTCTCCATGAACTCGCTTGCCGAGCTGGTGAAGTCGGTCCTCAAGGTGTCGGTTCTCACGTATGTCGTCTACGCAAGCGTAAAGGCCGAGTGGGAGAACCTCCCTTTCCTCATAGACGTGGACTCGGCGGCCTCGGTCCTGTACGTCGGGCAGGTCACGTTCAGAATAATGCTCAGGACGGTCTGGGTGATAGCGGCCATAGCCGTTATCGACTACGCCTTCCAGAGATGGAATTTCGAGAAGGGCCTCCGGATGACAAAGCAGCAGATAAAAGAGGAGCACAAGGAGTCCGAGGGCGACCCCATCGTGAAGGCTAGGATAAAGTCCATGCAGAGGGACATGGCCCGGAAGAGGATGATGCAGGACGTGCCCAAGGCCGACGTCGTGGTGACGAACCCCACGCACATCGCGGTCGCCTTGAAGTACGACAGGTCGAAATCGAACGCGCCGGTCGTCGTCGCAAAGGGCGCCGGCCTCATAGCCGAAAAGATAAAGGAACTGGCGCGGAAGCACAACGTGCCCGTGCTTGAGAACAAGCCCCTCGCAAGGGGCCTCTACAAGGCGGTCAAGATAGGCGCCGAGGTGCCGGTCAACATGTACAAGGCGGTGGCCGAGGTGCTGGCCTACGTCTACAGGCTCAAGGGAAAGGCCGGGAGATAG
- a CDS encoding FliA/WhiG family RNA polymerase sigma factor translates to MTTMQNVKTERDRLLEENIHLVKIIAYQVAVNLPPHIDVNDLISAGTIGLLESIDRFDSAKGVQFNTYASIRIRGAIMDELRSMDWMTRSMRDKSNQLEKAYDQIERKTGRPAETEEVARFLEISTDELNSMLSQVSAVSVLNLEDLGMSHDEGMNILECIKDPDGTDPMQLIKLEQIKKKVAEAVETLPDKEKLIISLYYYDELTLKEIGKVLDITESRVCQLHSQTMHRLKGRLKRTL, encoded by the coding sequence ATGACTACAATGCAGAACGTGAAGACTGAGAGAGACAGGCTGCTTGAGGAGAACATACACCTGGTGAAGATAATAGCCTACCAGGTCGCGGTGAACCTACCGCCGCACATCGACGTGAACGACCTCATAAGCGCCGGGACCATCGGGCTCCTCGAGTCCATCGACAGGTTCGACTCCGCGAAGGGCGTCCAGTTCAATACCTACGCATCCATCAGGATAAGGGGCGCGATTATGGACGAGCTGCGGAGCATGGACTGGATGACGAGGTCCATGAGGGACAAGTCGAACCAGCTCGAGAAGGCGTACGACCAGATAGAGAGGAAGACCGGGCGGCCCGCCGAGACCGAGGAGGTGGCCAGGTTCCTGGAGATATCGACCGACGAGCTTAACAGCATGTTGAGCCAGGTGAGCGCGGTGAGCGTCCTGAACCTCGAGGACCTCGGCATGAGCCATGACGAGGGGATGAACATACTCGAATGCATAAAGGACCCCGACGGCACCGACCCCATGCAGCTCATCAAGCTCGAGCAGATAAAGAAGAAGGTGGCCGAGGCCGTGGAAACGCTCCCGGACAAGGAAAAGCTCATAATATCCCTCTACTATTACGACGAGCTTACCTTGAAGGAAATCGGCAAGGTCCTGGACATAACCGAGTCCCGCGTCTGCCAGCTCCACAGCCAGACCATGCACAGGCTCAAGGGGAGGCTTAAGAGGACCCTATAA
- a CDS encoding MinD/ParA family protein, protein MDQAVTLMKYAQANPAARETRVISVSSGKGGVGKTNSVVNLAIAFTRMGKRVLLLDADLGLGNLDVLLGLAPRYNIGHLLRGERNIKEVLADGPGGIKILPASSGVQELTSLSAEERLALASHLETLESEFDVMIIDTGAGISDNVLFFNMAAQEIMVVVTPEPTSITDAYALMKVLLHKHGERRFKLLVNEARNRKEGIEVYRKISLAAERFLSISVEYVGCVLLDENVQKSVARQKAVMELFPGSKACQCYEEIAREISEAPAEGALKGGMQFFWRQFLDRNI, encoded by the coding sequence ATGGACCAGGCAGTTACTTTAATGAAGTACGCACAGGCGAACCCGGCGGCCAGGGAGACGAGGGTCATCTCGGTCAGCAGCGGAAAGGGCGGCGTCGGCAAGACCAATTCGGTGGTGAACCTTGCGATAGCGTTTACGCGGATGGGAAAGAGGGTGCTCCTCCTTGACGCGGACCTCGGGCTCGGCAACCTCGACGTGCTCCTGGGGCTTGCGCCCAGGTACAATATCGGGCACCTCCTTCGCGGCGAAAGGAACATAAAGGAGGTCCTGGCCGACGGCCCCGGAGGCATAAAGATACTCCCGGCGAGCTCCGGTGTGCAGGAGCTTACGAGCCTCTCCGCCGAGGAGCGTCTCGCGCTCGCCTCGCACCTGGAAACACTCGAGTCAGAGTTCGACGTCATGATAATCGACACCGGGGCCGGCATCTCCGATAACGTCCTTTTCTTCAACATGGCGGCCCAGGAGATAATGGTGGTGGTCACCCCGGAGCCGACCTCCATCACCGACGCCTACGCCCTGATGAAGGTCCTCCTCCACAAGCACGGCGAGAGGAGGTTCAAGCTCCTCGTGAACGAGGCCAGGAACCGGAAGGAGGGGATCGAGGTCTACAGGAAGATAAGCCTCGCGGCTGAAAGGTTCCTGAGCATCTCGGTCGAGTATGTCGGCTGCGTGCTTCTGGACGAGAACGTCCAGAAGTCGGTCGCAAGGCAGAAGGCGGTCATGGAGCTCTTTCCGGGGTCCAAGGCCTGCCAGTGCTACGAGGAGATAGCGAGGGAGATAAGCGAAGCGCCGGCAGAGGGCGCCCTCAAGGGCGGGATGCAGTTTTTCTGGAGACAGTTCCTGGACCGGAATATCTGA
- the fliN gene encoding flagellar motor switch protein FliN, translating to MKENEEGIQSGSLNDEWGAAFEETRQAQAPAKKDEVEARPASFSNLKPENSGAVTNMDMLLDIPLTVSVEIGRTRLLVKDLLQLGQGAVIELEKLAGEPMEILVNGRLIARGEAVVVNEKFGVKLTDIVSPSERISRLK from the coding sequence ATGAAAGAGAACGAAGAAGGTATCCAGTCCGGTTCCCTGAACGACGAGTGGGGCGCGGCCTTCGAGGAGACCAGGCAGGCCCAGGCTCCAGCCAAAAAGGACGAGGTCGAGGCAAGGCCGGCAAGCTTCTCGAACCTGAAGCCGGAGAATTCCGGCGCCGTGACCAACATGGACATGCTCCTCGACATACCGCTAACGGTGTCCGTCGAGATAGGGAGGACCAGGCTACTTGTGAAGGACCTCCTTCAGCTCGGCCAGGGCGCGGTCATAGAGCTCGAGAAGCTCGCCGGGGAGCCCATGGAAATACTCGTGAACGGCAGGCTCATCGCCCGCGGCGAGGCAGTCGTGGTTAACGAGAAGTTCGGGGTGAAGCTCACCGACATAGTAAGCCCGAGCGAGAGGATAAGCAGGCTGAAATGA
- the fliQ gene encoding flagellar biosynthesis protein FliQ has protein sequence MTPEFVTGIGKETITMILLISAPVLFAGMAVGLVISIFQAVTQIQEMTLSFVPKIITVLLVLLALSPWMMEVIVKYTSQIFTNIPNYIR, from the coding sequence GTGACGCCGGAATTCGTGACAGGCATCGGCAAGGAGACGATAACGATGATACTCCTCATATCCGCCCCGGTCCTCTTCGCCGGGATGGCGGTGGGCCTCGTCATAAGCATCTTCCAGGCGGTGACGCAGATCCAGGAGATGACGCTCTCGTTCGTGCCAAAGATAATAACCGTACTCCTTGTCCTCCTTGCGCTCTCGCCCTGGATGATGGAGGTGATAGTGAAATATACGAGCCAGATATTCACGAACATACCCAACTATATAAGATAG
- the flhA gene encoding flagellar biosynthesis protein FlhA → MAGLRDIASWKKGSDLMLPAGIVAVIFIMILPVPPLALDLLLTFNVTAAIIILLVAVYVKKPLDFSTFPILLLVTTLFRLALNVASTRLILLHGSEGPSAAGQVIMSFGNFVVGGNYAVGFIVFSILVIINFVVITKGAGRIAEVAARFTLDAMPGKQMAIDADLNAGLIGDEEARRRRKEVSQESDFYGAMDGASKFVRGDAVAGILITIINIAGGLVIGVLQQGLPVGEAAMTYTLLTVGDGLVTQIPALIISTAAGIVVTNVSSESGLSDSIGRQFLLSPKPLFIAAAILFVFGLVPGLPHLAFLTLSAITGAIGYLVYRSAEEKIMAEETERKAAEAKPAAKEATDEVPLIDTLSLEVGYRLIPLVDSSEGGELLERIKAIRRQFAEDMGIMVPPVHIKDNLQLKPSEYVFLVKGVEVAKGELLAGHSLAIDPGNAQPGLEGVATTDPAFGLPSIWVPDAQVERAQLMGYTVVNHSAIVATHVTEVIRSYANEILGRQEVQSLIDRVAKTHPKVVEELVPGLLSLGAVQKVLQNLLKERISIRDLQTILETLADYAPITKDTDLLTEYVRMGLARQITKSHISGDSTIQAISLSHEIEEAITKSVHETPQGSFLTIEPGLAQRILSRLKEGLEETMSKGHQPVLLVSHQTRRFVRRLTERVFPAIAILSHNEIAGNARVQTLKVVRL, encoded by the coding sequence ATGGCTGGTTTGAGGGATATCGCTTCCTGGAAGAAGGGTTCGGACCTGATGCTGCCCGCCGGCATCGTGGCGGTCATCTTCATAATGATACTGCCGGTGCCGCCGCTGGCGCTCGACCTCCTCCTTACGTTCAACGTGACCGCCGCCATAATCATCCTGCTCGTGGCAGTCTATGTCAAGAAGCCGCTCGATTTCTCGACATTCCCGATACTACTTCTGGTCACGACCCTTTTCAGGCTCGCCCTGAACGTTGCGTCGACGAGGCTCATACTCCTGCACGGCTCGGAGGGCCCGTCAGCTGCGGGGCAGGTGATCATGTCATTCGGGAATTTCGTCGTCGGCGGAAACTACGCCGTCGGCTTCATAGTATTCTCGATACTCGTCATCATAAACTTCGTGGTCATCACAAAGGGCGCAGGCCGCATAGCCGAGGTAGCCGCCAGGTTCACCCTGGACGCAATGCCAGGCAAGCAGATGGCCATCGACGCGGACCTGAACGCCGGGCTCATAGGCGACGAGGAGGCGAGGAGGCGGAGGAAAGAGGTCTCCCAGGAGTCGGACTTCTACGGGGCCATGGACGGCGCAAGCAAGTTCGTCAGGGGAGACGCGGTCGCCGGCATCCTTATCACCATAATCAATATCGCGGGCGGCCTGGTCATCGGGGTACTCCAGCAGGGGCTCCCGGTCGGCGAGGCGGCCATGACCTACACGCTCCTCACGGTCGGAGACGGCCTGGTCACCCAGATACCGGCCCTCATCATATCGACTGCCGCAGGTATCGTCGTAACTAACGTAAGCTCGGAGTCCGGCCTGAGCGACTCCATAGGCAGGCAGTTCCTCCTGAGCCCCAAGCCGCTCTTCATAGCAGCCGCCATACTCTTCGTCTTCGGCCTGGTCCCGGGCCTTCCGCACCTTGCCTTTCTCACGCTTTCCGCGATAACCGGCGCTATCGGCTACCTGGTCTACAGGTCGGCGGAGGAGAAGATTATGGCGGAAGAGACCGAGAGGAAGGCGGCCGAGGCCAAGCCGGCGGCTAAAGAGGCGACTGACGAGGTGCCGCTCATAGACACCCTGAGCCTCGAAGTCGGCTACAGGCTCATCCCGCTCGTGGATTCGAGCGAGGGAGGCGAGCTCCTGGAGAGGATAAAGGCAATAAGGAGGCAGTTCGCCGAGGACATGGGCATAATGGTGCCTCCGGTGCACATAAAGGACAACCTGCAGCTTAAGCCTTCCGAGTACGTGTTCCTCGTAAAGGGCGTTGAGGTCGCGAAAGGCGAGCTCCTCGCCGGGCATTCGCTCGCCATAGACCCGGGTAACGCACAGCCCGGCCTTGAAGGCGTTGCGACGACCGACCCGGCTTTCGGGCTCCCCTCCATATGGGTGCCTGACGCGCAGGTCGAGAGGGCGCAGCTCATGGGCTATACCGTCGTAAACCACTCGGCCATAGTCGCGACTCACGTTACCGAGGTCATAAGGAGCTACGCGAACGAGATACTCGGGCGCCAGGAGGTTCAGTCCCTCATCGACAGGGTGGCGAAGACACACCCGAAGGTAGTAGAGGAGCTGGTGCCGGGGCTCCTGAGCCTCGGGGCCGTGCAGAAGGTCCTCCAGAACCTCCTGAAGGAGAGGATATCGATAAGGGACCTCCAGACCATACTCGAGACCCTGGCCGACTACGCCCCTATAACAAAAGACACCGACCTGCTCACCGAATACGTGAGGATGGGTCTCGCGAGGCAGATTACCAAAAGCCACATATCAGGCGATTCGACCATACAGGCCATTTCACTCAGCCACGAGATCGAGGAGGCGATAACGAAGTCGGTGCATGAGACGCCGCAGGGCTCGTTCCTCACCATAGAGCCGGGGCTCGCGCAGAGGATACTTTCGAGGCTCAAGGAGGGGCTCGAGGAGACGATGTCGAAAGGGCACCAGCCGGTGCTCCTCGTATCGCACCAGACGAGAAGGTTCGTAAGGAGGCTTACCGAGAGGGTCTTCCCGGCGATAGCCATCCTTTCCCATAACGAGATTGCCGGAAACGCAAGGGTCCAGACATTAAAAGTGGTGAGGTTGTAG
- a CDS encoding HEAT repeat domain-containing protein codes for MENVDIDSLREMLASQDPCLRRDACERIEEGRLCQFVPALTEALRDADPGVREAALNALSSIGGPEVADAMVPLLRDSSAAIRNIGIEILELLGQDASSAIATLLKDSDQDVVKFAIDIISNTRNDGFLSLLYPLIRHENPNVRASVAVCLGKLRDQESVPELLNALEDPEEWVKFSAIEGLGLMQDRRALQPLMRMTETDSGLIKEAAIDAVAKMASAVDASAVLQKLEPMVRKGKDFSTGAIVELLEKVFSAGSDFRPGPEFRKTYFAFLTRNFSEETDRAGQLKAIRGLSLLKLPESLDCIFSYIEGQNDIDEETEALLVDSIVSVSGRRFLPALKEKVHNGGKSLKLTVKALGEMKAVAAVPALKELVSKVGKNELREVVAALEAIGSPSSIEVLYDFLEGPDGHTRKIAARALASLAGPAAVSRLFDAVRKESYRDVMEEITDSLALIPADSARKGFTSLLEDPNEQMREMGARGLGLIGDDKALDALKAAARDKCPGVRKAAYKSMARLGLPYAIDALIEGLADDSDEVKLSVLKGLNGWCGEKIKAALLRTLKDRNIWVRYHSVLLLGELGEHDIEGLIIEKLIKDEAPVKAAAARALERLGATGAIGALEQFVNHPDPSVRGAVESAIETLRC; via the coding sequence ATGGAAAACGTCGATATCGATTCCCTGAGGGAAATGCTCGCCTCCCAGGACCCCTGCCTGAGAAGGGACGCCTGCGAGAGGATCGAGGAGGGCAGGCTTTGCCAGTTCGTGCCCGCCCTTACGGAGGCTTTGAGGGACGCCGACCCGGGCGTGAGGGAAGCTGCCCTTAATGCCCTGTCCTCGATCGGGGGCCCGGAGGTCGCCGACGCAATGGTGCCGCTCCTTAGAGATTCGAGCGCGGCCATAAGGAACATCGGGATAGAGATACTCGAGCTCCTGGGGCAGGACGCCTCGTCTGCGATCGCGACCCTCCTTAAGGACAGCGACCAGGACGTTGTCAAGTTCGCCATCGACATAATTTCAAATACCAGGAACGACGGGTTCCTGAGCCTCCTTTATCCGCTCATCAGGCACGAAAACCCGAACGTCAGGGCCTCGGTTGCGGTCTGCCTCGGAAAGCTCAGGGACCAGGAGTCGGTCCCCGAGCTCCTTAACGCGCTCGAGGACCCCGAGGAATGGGTCAAGTTTTCCGCAATCGAGGGACTCGGCCTCATGCAGGACAGGCGGGCCCTTCAGCCGCTCATGAGGATGACCGAGACGGACTCGGGGCTCATAAAGGAGGCGGCTATCGACGCCGTCGCGAAGATGGCTTCCGCCGTTGACGCGTCCGCAGTCCTCCAGAAGCTCGAGCCGATGGTGCGGAAAGGTAAGGACTTCAGCACCGGGGCGATAGTCGAGCTCCTCGAAAAGGTCTTCTCGGCAGGGTCGGACTTCAGGCCCGGCCCGGAGTTCAGGAAGACCTACTTCGCCTTCCTGACAAGGAATTTCAGCGAGGAGACCGACAGGGCCGGGCAGCTGAAGGCCATAAGGGGGCTTTCGCTCCTCAAGCTGCCCGAGTCGCTGGACTGCATATTCAGCTACATAGAGGGCCAGAACGACATTGACGAGGAGACCGAAGCCCTGCTGGTCGACTCGATAGTGAGCGTTTCAGGCCGGAGGTTCCTGCCGGCCCTGAAGGAGAAGGTCCATAATGGAGGCAAAAGCCTCAAGTTGACGGTCAAGGCGCTCGGCGAGATGAAGGCCGTGGCCGCGGTACCTGCGCTGAAGGAACTCGTGAGCAAGGTCGGGAAGAACGAGCTCCGCGAAGTGGTCGCTGCACTCGAAGCCATTGGTTCGCCCAGCTCCATAGAGGTGCTCTATGATTTCCTCGAGGGGCCGGACGGGCATACCCGGAAGATCGCGGCCAGGGCGCTCGCTTCGCTCGCCGGGCCGGCGGCCGTCTCAAGGCTTTTCGACGCGGTGCGGAAAGAGTCGTACAGGGACGTAATGGAGGAGATAACGGACAGCCTCGCGCTCATCCCCGCGGATTCGGCAAGGAAGGGCTTCACGTCGCTTCTCGAAGACCCGAACGAGCAGATGAGGGAGATGGGGGCAAGGGGCCTGGGGCTCATCGGCGACGACAAGGCCCTGGACGCGCTCAAGGCCGCCGCCCGGGACAAATGCCCCGGCGTCAGGAAGGCCGCATACAAGTCCATGGCCAGGCTCGGGCTCCCGTACGCGATAGACGCCCTCATAGAGGGGCTCGCGGACGACAGCGACGAAGTGAAGCTGTCTGTCCTGAAAGGCCTCAACGGCTGGTGCGGCGAGAAGATCAAAGCCGCGCTGCTCAGGACGCTAAAGGACAGGAACATCTGGGTGAGGTACCACTCGGTGCTGCTTCTCGGGGAACTGGGCGAGCACGATATCGAGGGCCTCATAATAGAAAAGCTCATAAAGGACGAGGCGCCCGTGAAGGCCGCTGCGGCCAGGGCCCTCGAGAGGCTCGGCGCAACCGGCGCCATAGGCGCGCTCGAGCAGTTCGTAAACCATCCCGACCCCAGCGTCAGGGGGGCGGTCGAGAGCGCCATAGAAACTCTTAGATGCTGA
- the fliO gene encoding flagellar biosynthetic protein FliO → MTESYMYLLVKSILTLVFLLGLFGAAMYALKRFARSGGAPSSRAAMKPVKVIASAFLGPKRNIAIVEVAGEMLVLGLTPTTITFLSKIEGKDALEDLRRLKDGKQRSLFGLLQGGI, encoded by the coding sequence ATGACCGAATCGTACATGTATCTCCTCGTGAAATCCATACTCACGCTCGTTTTCCTCCTTGGCCTTTTCGGAGCCGCCATGTACGCGCTCAAGCGTTTCGCGCGCTCCGGGGGCGCCCCCTCTTCCAGGGCGGCTATGAAGCCAGTGAAGGTCATCGCATCCGCCTTCCTCGGCCCCAAGAGGAACATAGCCATAGTGGAGGTCGCGGGGGAGATGCTGGTCCTGGGGCTTACGCCGACCACAATAACGTTCCTTTCCAAGATAGAGGGAAAGGACGCGCTTGAGGACCTCAGGAGACTCAAGGACGGGAAGCAGAGGTCGCTCTTCGGGCTCCTGCAGGGGGGCATATGA